The proteins below are encoded in one region of Ostrea edulis chromosome 3, xbOstEdul1.1, whole genome shotgun sequence:
- the LOC125675103 gene encoding toll-like receptor 4 isoform X1 — translation MFIKKDTATMLQITVFCVELFLLFPCVFFGKGYTKGNFSCSSENRCVCRQEGSFYKANCVSLSLKDIPYFATHVNWIDLSKNKLQRITPERIPQNIVVLILTENYIQDLEGFPFDGLTKLQILRLGQNTIEYTNTNFYKGIFKSLMHLKELDVKSSPTSVEKWTFPAETISELLSLNVLRINGLPNMVIPVGFRKLKNLQYLDISGKTSYCSLKHITSSFFDNVPQLSRIDVRFCNIRYIDRGVFSRHPNISFIDISHNRGMGLAVLPNVTQNFNSTKIKTFKFDFITCMTGVGTMLRHYHLRNLYNTSLTELSSSFNRIEQFEMGVLKSLPKSLKKLTMKWNRFTPGLYLFELSQLSGLEVADVARQYEGLSFPTVWVDSCVENPDIPQENKEIVDTFYSQDAENIEFITNTFHNMKKHRYATIYLPPKLKELYMYSSHFYGEVRMFGIHAENLKTARMYDNGLNYWKGPMIGVENITYLDLSNNQCYVVSQHFFENLFSVCTLSLSTNILGPSFSKDIDGNIFRNQIHLEVLDISINQIEYLPRKFFKNAVQMKSLILGNNKLSDWHSDIAHMTKLSLLDLSYNRISSFSPTAMHLLQRGMDNRQG, via the coding sequence ATGTTTATCAAGAAAGATACTGCAACTATGTTGCAAATCACTGTTTTTTGTGTCGAATTATTTCTGCTATTTCCGTGTGTCTTCTTTGGAAAGGGCTATACTAAAGGAAACTTTTCATGTTCTTCCGAAAATAGATGTGTTTGCAGACAAGAAGGATCATTCTATAAAGCCAACTGTGTCAGTCTCTCTCTGAAAGATATCCCTTATTTCGCTACCCATGTTAACTGGATCGATTTGAGCAAAAACAAATTACAGCGAATTACACCGGAACGCATTCCACAAAATATTGTGGTTCTGATCTTGACGGAAAACTACATACAAGATCTGGAGGGTTTTCCTTTCGATGGTCTTACCAAATTGCAGATTCTTAGATTAGGACAAAATACTATAGAGTACACGAATACTAACTTTTATAAAGGAATATTCAAATCTTTGATGCATCTGAAAGAGTTGGACGTTAAAAGTTCTCCTACTTCGGTCGAAAAATGGACATTTCCTGCAGAGACGATTTCAGAGCTGTTGTCTCTGAATGTCTTAAGGATAAATGGCCTTCCAAACATGGTTATCCCAGTAGGCTTTCGGAAATTGAAGAACTTGCAATATCTTGATATTTCAGGAAAAACAAGCTACTGTTCCTTGAAGCATATCACTAGCTCTTTCTTTGACAACGTCCCGCAGTTGAGTCGTATCGATGTGAGATTTTGCAATATCCGTTATATTGATCGAGGAGTGTTCAGCAGGCATCCAAATATTTCCTTCATTGACATATCCCATAACCGCGGAATGGGATTAGCTGTCCTGCCTAATGTAActcaaaattttaattctacGAAAATTAAAACCTTTAAATTCGACTTCATTACCTGCATGACTGGTGTGGGAACTATGCTGAGGCATTACCACCTGCGAAACCTTTACAATACATCCCTCACAGAATTGTCAAGTTCGTTTAATcggattgaacaatttgaaatgGGAGTTTTGAAAAGTCTTCCCAAGTCATTGAAGAAGTTAACGATGAAATGGAATAGATTTACCCCCGGTCTGTACTTATTCGAACTGAGTCAGTTATCAGGACTTGAAGTTGCTGATGTGGCGAGGCAATATGAAGGATTATCTTTTCCTACAGTTTGGGTGGATTCTTGCGTAGAGAATCCAGACATACCACAGGAAAACAAGGAGATCGTGGACACATTTTATTCCCAAGACgctgaaaatattgaatttatcaCGAATACGTTTCATAACATGAAAAAACATAGGTATGCCACGATTTATTTACCTCCGAAATTGAaagaattgtacatgtattcctcTCATTTTTATGGGGAAGTCCGAATGTTCGGTATCCAtgcagaaaatttaaaaacagcTCGCATGTACGATAACGGCCTTAACTATTGGAAGGGACCAATGATAGGGGTAGAGAACATCACATATTTGGATCTTTCTAACAATCAGTGTTATGTAGTCTCACAgcatttctttgaaaacttATTCTCTGTTTGCACACTGTCGCTGTCAACCAACATCCTGGGACCGTCGTTTTCCAAAGATATCGATGGGAATATTTTCAGAAATCAAATACATCTTGAAGTTCTGGATATTTCTATCAATCAAATTGAGTATCTTCCAAGAAAGTTCTTTAAAAACGCTGTCCAGATGAAATCTTTAATCCTTGGCAATAACAAATTGTCTGACTGGCATTCTGACATAGCTCACATGACGAAGTTGTCATTACTAGATTTATCATACAACAGAATCAGCTCTTTCTCTCCGACAGCGATGCATTTACTTCAGAGAGGCATGGACAACAGACAAG
- the LOC125675103 gene encoding toll-like receptor 4 isoform X2, producing MFIKKDTATMLQITVFCVELFLLFPCVFFGKGYTKGNFSCSSENRCVCRQEGSFYKANCVSLSLKDIPYFATHVNWIDLSKNKLQRITPERIPQNIVVLILTENYIQDLEGFPFDGLTKLQILRLGQNTIEYTNTNFYKGIFKSLMHLKELDVKSSPTSVEKWTFPAETISELLSLNVLRINGLPNMVIPVGFRKLKNLQYLDISGKTSYCSLKHITSSFFDNVPQLSRIDVRFCNIRYIDRGVFSRHPNISFIDISHNRGMGLAVLPNVTQNFNSTKIKTFKFDFITCMTGVGTMLRHYHLRNLYNTSLTELSSSFNRIEQFEMGVLKSLPKSLKKLTMKWNRFTPGLYLFELSQLSGLEVADVARQYEGLSFPTVWVDSCVENPDIPQENKEIVDTFYSQDAENIEFITNTFHNMKKHRLTV from the coding sequence ATGTTTATCAAGAAAGATACTGCAACTATGTTGCAAATCACTGTTTTTTGTGTCGAATTATTTCTGCTATTTCCGTGTGTCTTCTTTGGAAAGGGCTATACTAAAGGAAACTTTTCATGTTCTTCCGAAAATAGATGTGTTTGCAGACAAGAAGGATCATTCTATAAAGCCAACTGTGTCAGTCTCTCTCTGAAAGATATCCCTTATTTCGCTACCCATGTTAACTGGATCGATTTGAGCAAAAACAAATTACAGCGAATTACACCGGAACGCATTCCACAAAATATTGTGGTTCTGATCTTGACGGAAAACTACATACAAGATCTGGAGGGTTTTCCTTTCGATGGTCTTACCAAATTGCAGATTCTTAGATTAGGACAAAATACTATAGAGTACACGAATACTAACTTTTATAAAGGAATATTCAAATCTTTGATGCATCTGAAAGAGTTGGACGTTAAAAGTTCTCCTACTTCGGTCGAAAAATGGACATTTCCTGCAGAGACGATTTCAGAGCTGTTGTCTCTGAATGTCTTAAGGATAAATGGCCTTCCAAACATGGTTATCCCAGTAGGCTTTCGGAAATTGAAGAACTTGCAATATCTTGATATTTCAGGAAAAACAAGCTACTGTTCCTTGAAGCATATCACTAGCTCTTTCTTTGACAACGTCCCGCAGTTGAGTCGTATCGATGTGAGATTTTGCAATATCCGTTATATTGATCGAGGAGTGTTCAGCAGGCATCCAAATATTTCCTTCATTGACATATCCCATAACCGCGGAATGGGATTAGCTGTCCTGCCTAATGTAActcaaaattttaattctacGAAAATTAAAACCTTTAAATTCGACTTCATTACCTGCATGACTGGTGTGGGAACTATGCTGAGGCATTACCACCTGCGAAACCTTTACAATACATCCCTCACAGAATTGTCAAGTTCGTTTAATcggattgaacaatttgaaatgGGAGTTTTGAAAAGTCTTCCCAAGTCATTGAAGAAGTTAACGATGAAATGGAATAGATTTACCCCCGGTCTGTACTTATTCGAACTGAGTCAGTTATCAGGACTTGAAGTTGCTGATGTGGCGAGGCAATATGAAGGATTATCTTTTCCTACAGTTTGGGTGGATTCTTGCGTAGAGAATCCAGACATACCACAGGAAAACAAGGAGATCGTGGACACATTTTATTCCCAAGACgctgaaaatattgaatttatcaCGAATACGTTTCATAACATGAAAAAACATAG